A genome region from Setaria italica strain Yugu1 chromosome III, Setaria_italica_v2.0, whole genome shotgun sequence includes the following:
- the LOC101762289 gene encoding BTB/POZ and MATH domain-containing protein 1, with protein MNMKHSCSGEDFPDEARYVHHLKIDDFAVTKDALRRDNEGYCIKSRCSVGGHEWEIRFYPAHWHLSYAYLVALELAFLGGGAPSRGVSATLTGRLVEYMGCNLRPLSAILPSQKVFQGASDSPLLLYIGTGEAKDVQPAGWLIVECTISVLRDKEAVGTPPASDLHRHLGELLRSEAGADVTFAVSGKSFAAHKNILAARSPVFKAEFFGDMEEKTSQRVEIKDMEPIVFEALLRFIYTDMVPAELDDNKQPEATAAGTVMAQHLLVAADRYGLDRLKVICEQRLALGIDIDTAASTLALAERHNCSGLKAKCIEFIAGTSAENLDAVLATEGYRHLEASSPSVLTELLKVANRRKSRSTYF; from the coding sequence ATGAACATGAAGCACAGCTGCTCCGGGGAGGACTTCCCCGATGAAGCCCGCTACGTGCACCATCTCAAGATCGACGACTTCGCCGTCACCAAGGATGCCCTCCGCCGGGACAACGAGGGTTATTGCATCAAGTCCAGGTGCAGCGTCGGTGGCCACGAGTGGGAGATCCGTTTCTACCCTGCGCACTGGCACCTGAGCTACGCGTACTTGGTGGCGCTCGAGCTCGCCTTCCTCGGCGGCGGAGCACCCTCGCGCGGCGTGTCGGCGACCCTGACCGGCCGCCTTGTAGAATACATGGGCTGTAATCTCCGGCCATTATCAGCGATCCTGCCCTCGCAGAAAGTATTCCAGGGTGCCTCGGATTCCCCTCTTCTATTATACATTGGAACCGGGGAAGCCAAAGATGTTCAACCAGCAGGTTGGTTGATTGTGGAATGCACCATCAGCGTGCTCAGAGACAAGGAAGCCGTCGGCACGCCGCCTGCCTCCGACCTGCACCGGCACCTCGGCGAGCTCCTGCGGAGCGAGGCCGGGGCGGACGTCACGTTCGCCGTGTCCGGCAAGTCCTTCGCCGCGCACAAGAACATACTAGCAGCAAGGTCTCCTGTTTTCAAGGCCGAGTTCTTTGGAGATATGGAGGAGAAGACCTCCCAGCGTGTTGAAATCAAGGACATGGAACCAATCGTTTTCGAGGCCCTGCTCCGGTTCATCTACACCGACATGGTGCCTGCTGAACTTGATGATAATAAGCAGCCAGAGGCTACGGCGGCGGGAACCGTGATGGCTCAGCAtctgctcgtcgccgccgacagGTATGGACTTGACAGGCTTAAGGTGATCTGCGAGCAGAGGCTTGCTCTAGGTATTGACATCGATACCGCAGCATCGACATTAGCGCTAGCAGAGCGGCACAACTGCTCAGGCCTCAAAGCTAAGTGTATCGAGTTCATAGCTGGAACTTCAGCTGAAAATCTTGATGCTGTCTTGGCGACAGAAGGGTACAGACATCTGGAGGCGAGCAGCCCCTCGGTCCTGACTGAGCTTCTCAAGGTTGCCAATCGACGAAAGAGTAGGTCGACATATTTTTAA
- the LOC101763101 gene encoding L-type lectin-domain containing receptor kinase IX.1, whose amino-acid sequence MTIPQFLLCHMLLSTLYYVPQAISVSFDFDFSQPSSWYQAAKLSLQGDARMEDKVIELTRKGSENSVGRASYSEAVAIWDEITGELTSFTTVFSFQILPDTYFSTGDGMAFFLGHYPSIIPASGVGGSLGLFSTDTTNATGDNRAVAVEFDTHDNPAYDNSNNHIGIDVNSLISREYANTSNVPGRNLTSGLVMTCRISYENSTQRLAADLQIGNVTYHVDSIIDLRKVLPSVVAIGFSAATGVSSELHRLLAWSFNSTLDGPRAPAPNSTLDGPRAPAPNSKIRVWKIVVIITGAADVVVVIAGFVYLRRRLRRQNNTGYETPAHVARCFSYHELAEATHNFAEEQKLGEGAYACVYRGELANPSRSVAVKRFKRGTSSSIGMMRAFEDEVEAISQVRHRNLVELVGWCNDGKKHRLLLVYELVTEGNLDEHLHGGRSWLSWTMRYKIILNLGRALQYLHEDCSFCVLHGDIKSSNILLDSRHVAKLGDFGLARFTEHEIELKNTCNIAGTPGYVDPDFVTTGKRSRVSDVYSFGIVLLEIVSGRRPAVVDHQTMVTPLLLWVWGKNNGEAILEAADAALREESTAVDRGQMERALLVGLWCAHPDPTQRPSIAEALRALQSRDVEIPHLPLPVFMAGLSNFATDDRPSASETSDGASVWGELQWTR is encoded by the exons ATGACCATACCCCAATTTTTGCTGTGCCACATGCTGCTGTCAACCCTCTACTACGTACCTCAGGCAATCTCTGTCTCCTTCGACTTCGATTTCTCCCAACCCAGCAGTTGGTACCAGGCTGCAAAATTAAGCTTACAGGGCGACGCCCGCATGGAGGACAAAGTGATCGAGCTGACGAGAAAAGGCTCGGAGAACAGCGTAGGGCGGGCGTCCTACTCGGAAGCGGTAGCCATTTGGGACGAGATCACCGGTGAGCTCACCAGTTTCACCACCGTTTTCTCCTTCCAAATCTTGCCAGACACCTACTTCAGCACCGGCGACGGCATGGCTTTCTTCCTCGGGCACTACCCGTCGATCATTCCTGCCTCAGGCGTCGGCGGCAGCCTCGGCCTGTTCAGTACGGACACCACCAACGCGACGGGGGATAACCGGGCCGTGGCGGTGGAGTTCGACACCCACGACAACCCCGCCTACGACAACAGCAACAATCACATCGGCATCGACGTCAACTCCCTCATCTCCAGGGAGTATGCCAACACCAGTAATGTGCCAGGCAGGAACCTGACATCCGGCCTGGTGATGACGTGCCGGATCAGCTACGAAAACAGCACGCAGCGCCTCGCTGCTGATCTCCAGATTGGTAACGTGACCTACCATGTGGATTCCATTATCGACCTGAGGAAAGTTTTGCCTAGCGTAGTGGCCATCGGCTTCTCAGCGGCTACCGGTGTGTCGTCGGAGTTACACCGGCTACTGGCCTGGTCGTTCAACTCCACCTTGGATGGCCCCCGTGCACCTGCACCCAACTCCACCTTGGATGGCCCCCGTGCACCTGCACCCAACTCCAAGATTAGGGTTTGGAAGATTGTTGTTATAATAACAGGAGCAGCGGATGTGGTAGTAGTCATCGCCGGTTTTGTGTATCTAAGGCGACGACTTAGAAGACAGAACAATACAGGGTACGAAACTCCAGCCCATGTTGCCAGATGTTTCAGTTACCATGAACTGGCCGAGGCGACGCACAACTTTGCAGAAGAACAGAAGCTCGGCGAGGGAGCCTACGCTTGTGTTTACAGAGGAGAGCTGGCAAATCCAAGCCGATCGGTGGCAGTAAAAAGGTTCAAGCGAGGAACATCGTCTAGTATCGGCATGATGAGAGCTTTTGAGGATGAGGTTGAGGCCATCAGTCAAGTCAGACACCGCAACCTTGTTGAGCTAGTAGGCTGGTGCAATGATGGGAAGAAGCACCGCTTGTTGCTCGTTTACGAGCTTGTCACCGAAGGTAATCTTGACGAACATTTGCATGGGGGGCGGAGTTGGTTGTCGTGGACCATGAG GTACAAGATCATCCTCAACCTAGGCCGCGCCCTACAGTATCTCCACGAAGATTGCAGCTTCTGCGTGTTGCATGGCGACATCAAGTCCAGCAACATATTACTGGACTCACGGCACGTTGCCAAGTTAGGTGACTTTGGCTTGGCAAGGTTTACTGAGCATGAGATCGAGTTGAAGAATACATGTAACATAGCTGGAACACCAGGGTATGTGGACCCAGACTTTGTCACGACGGGGAAGCGGAGCAGAGTCTCGGATGTCTACAGCTTTGGCATTGTTTTGCTGGAGATCGTTTCAGGACGGCGTCCAGCTGTTGTAGACCATCAAACTATGGTCACCCCGTTGCTGTTATGGGTATGGGGCAAGAACAATGGTGAAGCCATCCTTGAAGCAGCGGATGCGGCTCTCAGGGAGGAATCCACGGCGGTTGATCGGGGACAGATGGAGCGTGCGCTACTCGTGGGGCTCTGGTGCGCACACCCAGACCCAACCCAACGGCCATCGATCGCAGAGGCGTTGAGGGCCCTGCAGTCTAGGGATGTGGAGATCCCTCATCTGCCACTGCCAGTGTTCATGGCAGGGCTGTCAAATTTTGCTACTGATGACAGGCCAAGTGCAAGCGAGACCTCTGATGGCGCTTCTGTATGGGGTGAACTCCAATGGACTCGCTAG